A genomic region of Parambassis ranga unplaced genomic scaffold, fParRan2.1 scaffold_66_arrow_ctg1, whole genome shotgun sequence contains the following coding sequences:
- the LOC114431301 gene encoding ATP-dependent Clp protease proteolytic subunit, mitochondrial-like: MLLRKVLQIGGLTLKHSRCIHHSPVWKSPLIPIVVEQTGRGERAYDIYSRLLRERIICVMGPIDDSVASLVIAQLLFLQSESNNKPIHMYINSPGGVVTAGLAIYDTMQYILNPISTWCVGQAASMGSLLLAAGTTGMRHSLPNARIMVHQPSGGARGQATDIAIQAEEILKLKRQINNIYAKHTGQPLETIEGVMERDRYMSPMEAQDFGLIDRVLVHPPQAGQDEPELVQKEPAAAAAAAASPSPQPESASPEQASPGTNSPSSYKPEP, from the exons ATGCTGTTACGA aAGGTGTTGCAGATCGGGGGGCTGAcgctgaaacacagcaggtgcATCCACCACAGTCCCGTATGGAAGAGCCCCCTAATACCCATAGTTGTGGAGCAGACG ggtAGAGGAGAACGAGCGTATGACATCTATTCTCGGCTCCTGAGGGAGAGAATCATTTGTGTAATGGGTCCC ATTGATGACTCTGTAGCCAGTTTGGTTATTGCCCAGCTGCTCTTTCTACagtcagagagcaacaacaAGCCCATCCACATGTACATCAACAGTCCTG GTGGTGTGGTGACAGCAGGCCTGGCCATTTACGACACCATGCAGTACATCCTTAATCCCATTTCCACCTGGTGCGTTGGCCAAGCGGCCAGCATGGGCAGTTTGCTGCTGGCAGCAGGGACAACAGGCATGAGGCATTCCCTGCCCAACGCACGTATCATGGTTCACCAGCCTTCCGGGGGCGCCAGG GGTCAGGCCACAGACATCGCCATCCAGGCAGAGGAGATCCTGAAGCTGAAGAGGCAGATTAATAACATCTATGCcaaacacacagggcagccGCTGGAAACTATTG AGGGTGTGATGGAGAGGGATCGCTACATGAGCCCCATGGAGGCTCAGGACTTTGGTCTCATTGACCGGGTCCTTGTCCACCCACCACAGGCAGGACAGGATGAACCAGAGCTGGTGCAGaaagagccagcagcagcagcagcagcagcagccagtccCTCACCCCAACCAGAGTCTGCATCCCCGGAGCAGGCCTCCCCAGGCACAAATTCCCCCTCCTCATACAAACCTGAACCATGA
- the LOC114431295 gene encoding guanine nucleotide-binding protein G(I)/G(S)/G(O) subunit gamma-5-like codes for MSNNSAANSSLVLAQKAVKQLRLEASVRRIKVSQAAAELKAFCLQNAHKDPLLTGVPSSDNPFRPPKSCVLF; via the exons ATGTCAAACAACAGCGCCGCCAACAGCAGCTTAGTCCTTGCCCAGAAGGCAGTGAAGCAGCTTCGCCTGGAGGCCAGTGTCCGGCGGATAAAG GTTTCTCAGGCTGCTGCAGAACTGAAGGCCTTCTGTTTGCAAAATGCCCACAAAGACCCTCTCCTGACCGGGGTGCCCTCCAGTGATAACCCCTTCAGGCCTCCCAAGTCATGTGTCCTCTTCTGA